AAGGCCTCGGCCACGGCGCCGGCGATGGCCGCCTGAGTGTCGGCGTCTCCGCCCAAAGAGACCGCCTTGCGCAGGGCGTCCTCATAATCGGTCGACTCCAGGAAGGCGCAGAGGGCCTCGGGAACGCTCTCGGCAGCAGCAGCCGAAAAACGGTAGGTCGGCCTGATCGCGTCGAGGCTCCGCGACAGATCGTAGCCGCAACGCTCTTCGACGAAGGCCGCCAGCTCCCGGCGATCGACTCCCTTGCGGGCCAGAAAGACCGAAGCGGCCACGGCCCGGGCCGCCCTGATCCCCTCGGGATGGCCGTGAGAAACGGCGGCGCTCCTCTCCGCCTCGGCCAGAACCTCTTCGACGGTCTCGAAAGCCCACCCCACGGGACTGACTCTCATGGCCGATCCGTTGCCCCAGCTGTCGTTCCAGGCCTTCCCGCTCGAGAGGATCCAGGAGCGGAAACGGGAGCTGAACCCCGCCTCGAAATGGCGCCGTCCGTAATCGGACAGGGCCGGAGCATACTCCCGGCCCGAGAGGAGGACGTCGGCCACGGCAACGGTCAGAACCGTGTCGTCCGTGAATCGGCTCTCCCCGGTAAACAGCTCGAACTCGACCGACTTGAGCCCCGCCCTCTCATAGGCGGAACCGACGATGTCGCCGACGATGGCCCCCCACATGGCTAACTCCGATCGGGGGGCACCGGGCCCCCGTGAGCTCTCTCCCGTTCATCGACGACGGACCGACGGATGGGGTCCGAGTCATGAACGGAAACGGATGGTTCCCTTTTCCCCCTCTGGCGACAAAGCACCGGCAAAACCCCCTTTTTGCGCTCCCTTCGACTCGCCTCCCGAAGGGCTCTTCCCAAGAAGAACGCCCCACGGGTCCGGCACGGCGGAAAGGCTCTCCATGGCAATGATCCCTTAAGGGACTATGGTACCATGAAGAGGTGAAAAACATTGACGGAACAGGGGCC
The DNA window shown above is from Aminithiophilus ramosus and carries:
- a CDS encoding ADP-ribosylglycohydrolase family protein, producing the protein MWGAIVGDIVGSAYERAGLKSVEFELFTGESRFTDDTVLTVAVADVLLSGREYAPALSDYGRRHFEAGFSSRFRSWILSSGKAWNDSWGNGSAMRVSPVGWAFETVEEVLAEAERSAAVSHGHPEGIRAARAVAASVFLARKGVDRRELAAFVEERCGYDLSRSLDAIRPTYRFSAAAAESVPEALCAFLESTDYEDALRKAVSLGGDADTQAAIAGAVAEAFYGAVPSSLKERARLYLTEDLLSVIDAFVARYGP